One Actinomycetota bacterium genomic window carries:
- a CDS encoding chemotaxis protein CheX — protein sequence MEGTVEMLKAEFVNPFLEAACEVFETETGAKLQKGPISVQKSSLTSQEVSVLLGITGEIHGQVIYGISTKAAKRIASAMIGRNVPLLDELAQSAISELGNMITGLATVKFGESYSSLAITPPTLIIGQKVLISTIDIQRLYVVLMSEFGDIEVSIALKERVSAEDILASKKMAC from the coding sequence ATGGAAGGGACGGTAGAGATGCTCAAAGCTGAATTTGTAAACCCGTTTCTCGAAGCCGCTTGCGAAGTCTTCGAGACCGAAACGGGTGCCAAACTGCAAAAAGGACCGATTTCCGTTCAGAAGTCATCGTTAACTTCCCAGGAAGTCAGCGTGCTTCTCGGTATAACCGGCGAAATCCACGGCCAGGTAATATACGGTATTTCAACCAAGGCCGCGAAGAGGATCGCCTCCGCGATGATCGGGCGCAACGTACCCTTGCTCGACGAGCTTGCGCAAAGTGCGATTAGCGAATTGGGGAACATGATTACCGGGTTGGCGACGGTTAAATTTGGCGAGTCTTACTCAAGTCTGGCCATTACGCCGCCGACGCTTATCATAGGTCAAAAAGTCCTTATATCCACGATAGATATCCAGCGGCTCTATGTAGTTCTCATGAGCGAGTTTGGAGATATCGAGGTAAGCATAGCGCTCAAGGAGCGTGTTAGCGCGGAAGATATTTTGGCTTCCAAAAAGATGGCCTGCTAG
- a CDS encoding HDOD domain-containing protein, producing the protein MMGQEVAQKILKEIRDLPPFSAIANRALKLTNDPRASAVDISRVISYDPAFTARVLRMANSAYYGFARKVTTVSEAIVILGYETLKSVVLALTLQKFYDNEVRGYGLEKGDMWKHSVGCALASRLLATQIKYPAVEEAFVAGLLHDVGKVILNEYVRDEIDEIIELAGSQGLSFAEAEKRVLGFDHQDIGSKVAEKWNFNDTVVEAIRCHHRPERAKKEPELTAIVHVADFICLSLGLGIGNDGMLYPLKKEALEILKLDEPEIDNLIYSAYNIAEEIEKILA; encoded by the coding sequence ATGATGGGGCAGGAAGTCGCACAAAAAATCTTAAAAGAAATAAGGGACTTACCACCGTTCTCAGCAATCGCAAATCGCGCGCTCAAGCTAACCAATGATCCTCGGGCGTCGGCGGTTGATATCAGTCGCGTTATATCGTACGACCCCGCGTTTACCGCGCGCGTGCTGCGCATGGCTAACTCGGCTTACTACGGGTTTGCCCGCAAAGTCACGACTGTGAGCGAGGCTATAGTCATTCTTGGCTACGAGACGCTCAAGAGCGTTGTTTTGGCGCTTACCCTCCAGAAATTCTACGACAACGAAGTCCGCGGATACGGGCTTGAAAAAGGCGATATGTGGAAGCACTCCGTTGGTTGCGCGCTTGCCTCGCGCCTACTTGCGACTCAGATAAAATATCCGGCCGTCGAAGAGGCATTTGTCGCCGGCTTGCTTCATGACGTCGGCAAAGTCATCCTTAACGAGTATGTAAGGGACGAAATAGACGAGATAATAGAGCTTGCCGGCAGCCAGGGACTCTCTTTTGCCGAAGCCGAAAAACGTGTGCTCGGCTTCGACCATCAGGATATCGGCTCCAAAGTTGCCGAGAAGTGGAATTTCAACGACACGGTAGTAGAGGCCATCCGTTGTCACCACCGACCGGAAAGGGCCAAGAAAGAGCCCGAGCTTACGGCAATCGTCCATGTGGCGGATTTCATCTGCCTCAGCTTGGGTCTTGGAATAGGAAACGATGGCATGCTCTATCCGCTTAAAAAGGAAGCACTTGAGATTTTGAAGTTAGACGAGCCGGAGATAGACAACCTGATTTATTCGGCTTATAACATCGCTGAAGAGATAGAAAAGATTCTGGCATAG
- a CDS encoding HDOD domain-containing protein translates to MSRELAENIRRAIDEMPRFSLVADRAMVGLREQALSGESLKDLGMYDARFARQILQMTKYAAFGFGPGTISQGPAALEDKDVLRGVMLAFSLQDFISGELKSYGQIAGELWEHSINCGLSAWMIATKTNFSDLEQAFVAGMMHDIGKIVLDKFLCEERLMLVDTITEDGLTPAEAEKALLGIDHAEAGALLAEKWHFDDAVVEAVRWHHEPEKASDGSDLTVFVHLADCMCMSLGPALRNDGLVTLLAGNIPSLD, encoded by the coding sequence ATGTCAAGAGAGTTAGCTGAGAATATACGCAGAGCGATAGATGAGATGCCGCGGTTTTCGTTAGTGGCCGATAGGGCTATGGTCGGCCTGAGAGAGCAAGCGTTGAGCGGGGAGTCTTTGAAGGACCTCGGCATGTATGATGCGAGATTCGCTCGACAGATACTTCAGATGACTAAATATGCGGCGTTCGGGTTTGGTCCCGGAACGATCTCCCAAGGGCCGGCGGCGCTCGAGGACAAGGACGTGCTCCGAGGCGTCATGCTCGCCTTCTCTTTGCAGGACTTTATTAGCGGCGAACTCAAGTCCTATGGGCAAATCGCCGGAGAACTCTGGGAGCACTCCATAAACTGTGGACTTTCGGCCTGGATGATAGCGACGAAGACGAATTTCAGCGATTTAGAGCAAGCATTTGTGGCGGGCATGATGCACGATATCGGCAAAATCGTACTCGATAAATTTTTGTGTGAAGAAAGACTTATGTTGGTCGATACTATTACAGAAGATGGGCTAACCCCGGCAGAGGCGGAGAAAGCTTTGCTTGGGATAGACCACGCGGAAGCCGGAGCCCTCTTAGCGGAGAAATGGCACTTTGACGATGCCGTAGTCGAAGCCGTAAGGTGGCATCACGAGCCGGAAAAAGCTAGTGACGGATCAGACCTAACGGTCTTTGTCCACCTGGCCGATTGTATGTGTATGAGTCTCGGGCCCGCTCTGCGAAATGATGGTCTCGTTACTTTATTGGCAGGCAATATACCGTCGTTGGATTAG
- a CDS encoding chemotaxis response regulator protein-glutamate methylesterase: MPQVKVLVVDDSFFIRKRLVEMLNSDSEINVVDTAENGLEAIEKVARLRPDVVTLDIEMPNMDGLTALVRIMKEHPTPVVMVSTLTEAGSEAAMTALMRGAVDFIHKPTSFGDTKLYNIKEEIVAKVKIASRARLRLAQSAQPRTIGTSDLVRPGGHSNKLVLIGSSTGGPRALLEVLPRLPKNFPAPIAIVQHMPPGPFIKSISKRLEADSEIDVNEAGNGDRLEPGRALIAPGGYHMLIEQGRVVKLNHGPSVNSVRPSVDVMMSSAAAVYGSHIIGVILTGMGRDGADGMALIKKKGGRTIAEDESTCIVYGMSRSVIENGDADSVVPIERIANEIVKML; this comes from the coding sequence TTGCCCCAAGTAAAAGTTCTCGTCGTCGACGACTCTTTTTTTATAAGAAAACGTCTCGTTGAAATGTTAAACTCCGACTCTGAGATTAACGTTGTCGATACCGCCGAAAACGGCCTGGAAGCGATCGAAAAGGTCGCAAGGCTTAGGCCCGATGTCGTCACGCTAGACATAGAGATGCCCAATATGGATGGGCTGACCGCGCTTGTGCGAATAATGAAGGAGCACCCGACTCCGGTCGTTATGGTAAGCACACTGACTGAGGCCGGGTCTGAAGCGGCCATGACTGCCCTTATGAGGGGCGCGGTAGATTTTATACATAAACCAACGAGTTTTGGGGATACCAAGCTCTATAATATCAAGGAAGAAATCGTCGCCAAAGTCAAAATAGCGTCGCGCGCGCGTCTAAGGCTTGCGCAAAGTGCGCAACCAAGGACAATCGGAACGAGTGATCTCGTCCGGCCTGGCGGACACAGCAATAAACTCGTCCTCATCGGTTCCTCAACAGGCGGCCCCAGGGCTCTCTTGGAAGTCTTGCCGCGACTACCGAAAAATTTTCCCGCGCCAATTGCGATAGTCCAACATATGCCGCCCGGTCCGTTCATAAAATCGATCTCGAAAAGGCTCGAAGCCGACTCGGAGATCGATGTGAATGAGGCCGGTAATGGTGATAGATTAGAGCCGGGTCGCGCCCTGATAGCGCCCGGGGGCTACCATATGCTTATAGAGCAGGGGCGGGTCGTGAAGTTGAATCACGGGCCTTCCGTCAACTCGGTAAGGCCTTCGGTCGATGTCATGATGAGTTCAGCCGCCGCGGTCTATGGCTCACATATAATAGGAGTGATTCTTACAGGCATGGGGCGCGATGGCGCGGACGGTATGGCGCTCATCAAAAAAAAGGGCGGACGCACCATCGCCGAAGACGAATCGACATGTATCGTTTACGGCATGTCGCGGTCTGTAATCGAAAACGGCGACGCCGATAGTGTCGTACCCATAGAGCGAATAGCGAATGAGATAGTAAAGATGCTTTAG
- a CDS encoding response regulator has translation MGKNVLVVDDAAFMRMKIVKLLTDNGYSVTGEAGNGEEAVMKYQQLKPDLVIMDITMPVMDGIEAITEIKKLDDSAKVIVCSAMGQQGMVIQAIKSGAKDYVLKPFQPDRVLEAVKKQIG, from the coding sequence ATGGGAAAGAACGTTTTGGTCGTTGACGATGCCGCCTTCATGAGAATGAAGATCGTCAAGCTTCTTACAGACAACGGGTACAGCGTTACAGGTGAGGCCGGCAACGGTGAGGAAGCGGTCATGAAATACCAGCAACTCAAACCCGATCTCGTGATTATGGATATTACTATGCCTGTCATGGATGGTATCGAGGCGATCACGGAGATCAAGAAGCTGGATGATAGCGCTAAGGTAATCGTCTGTAGCGCGATGGGGCAACAAGGTATGGTTATCCAGGCCATCAAGTCAGGAGCAAAGGATTATGTGCTAAAGCCCTTCCAGCCCGACAGGGTTCTGGAGGCCGTTAAGAAGCAAATCGGTTAG
- a CDS encoding chemotaxis protein CheD — protein sequence MAESLINIGIGEFEVSGDRGSAIITRGLGSCVAVCLYDNVAKVAGMAHIMLPVDNGRDELLNARFADTGVPRLFEAMIEHGAEPGRITVKMAGGARMFKMPGGSSLLEIGERNVEAITAVLNELKLKLVAADTGKDYGRTVEFSVASGELMVKAIGRSVTVI from the coding sequence ATGGCTGAGAGTTTAATAAATATCGGAATCGGCGAATTCGAGGTATCCGGAGATCGCGGCAGTGCGATTATCACGCGAGGACTCGGTTCGTGCGTAGCGGTTTGTCTATACGATAACGTCGCGAAAGTAGCCGGGATGGCGCATATTATGCTCCCCGTCGACAACGGCAGGGATGAATTATTGAACGCGAGATTTGCCGATACGGGCGTCCCCCGATTATTCGAGGCGATGATAGAGCATGGCGCGGAGCCCGGACGTATCACCGTCAAGATGGCCGGAGGTGCTCGAATGTTTAAGATGCCGGGCGGCAGTAGTTTGCTCGAAATCGGTGAGCGAAATGTCGAGGCTATTACAGCGGTTCTCAATGAGCTTAAGCTCAAACTTGTCGCCGCCGACACCGGCAAGGATTACGGAAGGACAGTCGAGTTCTCGGTCGCAAGTGGTGAATTAATGGTTAAAGCAATAGGTCGTAGCGTGACCGTAATTTAG
- a CDS encoding chemotaxis protein CheC: MSKMIGSLTLKQRELLERILKLSADSSAVALSEMTDKSIFLKSPEIDVVPLGDVPAIAGGNENPAVSVCLLLLGEARGNILLVFPGRSAFKLADLVLQEDSGDTEELSEMAVSVLGEVGNLVSAYFLSTLSDYTGLRIQPSAPMIVHDMVEAIVSSAMLILEEAPDEILYIETNIADESDTIQGYMMLFTDEATLHSILQAMEAR, from the coding sequence GTGTCCAAGATGATAGGGAGTCTCACGCTAAAGCAAAGAGAATTACTGGAACGCATACTTAAGCTAAGCGCCGACAGCTCGGCTGTAGCTCTTAGCGAGATGACCGACAAGTCCATATTTTTGAAGTCTCCCGAGATCGATGTAGTGCCGCTCGGAGATGTGCCCGCGATAGCCGGAGGAAACGAGAATCCGGCGGTCAGCGTCTGCCTCTTGCTCCTCGGTGAAGCCCGCGGGAACATCCTTCTTGTGTTTCCCGGAAGAAGCGCATTCAAACTTGCCGACCTGGTTCTGCAGGAAGACTCCGGGGATACTGAGGAACTCAGTGAGATGGCCGTCTCCGTGCTCGGAGAGGTCGGGAACCTGGTTAGCGCGTATTTTCTAAGTACTCTCTCCGATTATACCGGATTAAGAATACAGCCGTCGGCACCGATGATAGTCCACGATATGGTCGAAGCCATAGTCAGCTCGGCGATGCTGATTCTTGAAGAAGCGCCGGATGAGATTCTTTACATTGAGACCAATATCGCCGACGAAAGCGATACGATCCAAGGCTATATGATGCTCTTTACCGATGAGGCGACGCTCCATTCAATTCTACAGGCGATGGAGGCGAGGTAG